The Triticum aestivum cultivar Chinese Spring chromosome 7B, IWGSC CS RefSeq v2.1, whole genome shotgun sequence genome window below encodes:
- the LOC123157526 gene encoding heme oxygenase 1, chloroplastic — MAPAAASASASLAATATAPHHALAPPRVSVSVAAAGRNSGLSVSVGVRPVPGISVVNSQRRRMVAAAAATEMAPAARGEGGGKPFVDEMRAVAMRLHTKDQAREGEKEPQAPPVARWEPTVEGYLRFLVDSKLVFQTLEDIVDRAAVPWYAEFRNTGLERSEPLKKDLEWFTEQGHTIPEPSAAGTAYASYLEELSEKDPQAFICHFYNVYFAHTAGGRMIGKKVAEKILNKKELEFYKWEGTLSQLLQNVRTTLNQVASSWSREEKDHCLEETEKSFAYSGDLLRQIFT, encoded by the exons ATGGCGCCCGCGGCAGCATCAGCATCGGCATcgctcgccgccaccgccaccgccccgcaCCACGCCCTCGCGCCCCCGCgcgtctccgtctccgtcgccgccgccgggagGAACAGCGGCCTGTCCGTGTCGGTCGGCGTGCGCCCCGTGCCGGGGATCTCCGTGGTCAACTCGCAGCGGAGGAGGatggtcgcggcggcggcggccaccgaGATGGCCCCTGCGGCGAGGGGCGAGGGCGGGGGCAAGCCGTTCGTGGACGAGATGAGGGCCGTCGCCATGCGGCTGCACACCAAGGACCAGGCCAGGGAGGGGGAGAAGGAGCCCCAGGCGCCCCCCGTCGCCCGGTGGGAGCCCACCGTCGAGGGCTACCTGCGCTTCCTCGTCGACAGCAAGCTCGTCTTCCAGACGCTCGAGGACATCGTCGACCGCGCCGCCGTCCCCTGGT ATGCGGAGTTCAGGAATACTGGGTTGGAGAGATCAGAGCCACTGAAGAAAGATCTGGAATGGTTCACGGAACAGGGTCACACCATTCCAGAGCCATCTGCTGCTGGTACTGCATATGCTTCCTATCTGGAAGAATTGTCTGAGAAGGACCCCCAAGCATTTATTTGCCACTTCTATAATGTGTACTTTGCTCATACTGCTGGAGGCCGAATGATTGGCAAAAAG GTTGCCGAGAAGATTCTGAACAAGAAAGAGCTGGAGTTCTACAAGTGGGAAGGTACCCTGTCCCAGCTGCTGCAGAATGTCCGCACCACACTAAACCAAGTTGCTTCT AGCTGGTCTCGGGAAGAGAAGGACCACTGCCTGGAGGAGACCGAGAAGTCGTTCGCCTACTCAGGGGATCTCCTACGCCAGATATTTACCTGA